Proteins encoded together in one Desulfosporosinus meridiei DSM 13257 window:
- a CDS encoding CheR family methyltransferase, translating into MADLGNQEEIEKIEIELLLEGIYRFYGFDFRNYVSASIRRRIWNRIRAERLKNVSSLQEKVLHDPGAMARLIADFSIHVSEMFRDPSFFKTFREEVIPILKDIPFIRIWHAGCSSGEEVYSMAMILYEEGLYHKTKIYATDMNEDLLEKARKGEYPLNKMPCYKDNYLAAGGKQDFSMFFNVCQDKACFHRFLTHNVVFAQHNLATDHSFNEFHVIICRNVMIYFDKILQNRVHQLFYESLCMRGFLGLGGKEDIAFNDYSQYYEVLSTRQKLYCKVK; encoded by the coding sequence ATGGCTGATTTAGGCAATCAGGAGGAAATAGAGAAAATTGAAATTGAACTTCTATTAGAAGGAATATACCGTTTCTATGGTTTTGATTTCAGAAATTATGTTTCTGCTTCAATAAGGCGCAGAATCTGGAATCGTATCCGGGCTGAACGTTTGAAAAATGTTTCAAGCCTACAGGAGAAAGTTCTCCATGATCCAGGTGCTATGGCTCGGCTCATTGCAGATTTTTCTATCCATGTCTCTGAGATGTTTCGAGATCCCTCTTTCTTTAAGACGTTTAGAGAGGAAGTAATTCCAATTCTTAAAGACATACCGTTTATTAGAATTTGGCATGCCGGTTGTTCCTCAGGAGAAGAGGTTTACTCTATGGCCATGATCTTATATGAAGAAGGTTTATACCATAAGACGAAAATTTATGCGACAGATATGAATGAAGATTTATTAGAAAAGGCTAGAAAAGGTGAATATCCATTAAACAAAATGCCATGTTACAAAGATAATTATCTTGCCGCAGGGGGAAAACAAGATTTTTCGATGTTCTTTAATGTATGTCAGGATAAAGCTTGCTTTCATAGATTTCTTACCCATAATGTAGTATTTGCTCAACACAATTTGGCGACAGATCATTCCTTTAATGAGTTTCATGTCATAATTTGCAGAAATGTAATGATTTACTTTGATAAGATTCTGCAAAACCGAGTGCATCAGCTGTTCTATGAGAGTTTGTGTATGAGAGGATTCTTAGGGCTAGGTGGCAAGGAGGATATAGCCTTTAATGATTATTCTCAATACTATGAAGTCCTTAGTACTCGGCAGAAGCTGTATTGTAAGGTGAAGTGA
- a CDS encoding PAS domain S-box protein: MKILIVDDRRDNLLALEAVLESPDYHLVLAMSGEEALKCLLKDDFAVILLDVQMPGMDGFETAKLIRARKKNEETPIIFITAIYQSTENITKGYSLGAIDYLFKPFNPEMLKFKIDGFIKIHMHKKKIKHQNDLLKQHALDLEIINNSLERTTGDLRRAEALARIIGETSTDTVITMDTMGRIINTNPAIKTMFGYEHEDLLGENVEVLLPDNNFPFHNSLNNFVLCQSSKILNATAKHKTGRVFPVEIQVGVASIDEQEILVWSVRDISERKQLEKERIDRYRTLEKLVLERTGELFRTNQKLKEEIFKRNKIGEELRKTSLRLNNILESITDVFFTLDHHWEFIFVNEEAEKYWLKGRDELIGKNIWDLFPEALLEYYPLFRKAKLKKEAIHFEIKGLYSETPYEAHVYPSEEGLTIYYHNIMERKMFEKEMARLDRLNLVGQMAAGIGHEVRNPLTTIRGFLQLMEGKDEFAKSKGYIKLMIEELDRANLIISEFLSLAKNKTVDLRPLNLNTLIENLFPLLQADAMVSDKNIKTELQDIEVLSLDEKEIRQLILNLVRNGMEAMSRNGTLTLNTFMDGDRVVLAVQDEGCGIKDQDIEKLGTPFFTTKESGTGLGLATCYSISARHNAQIDIETGNSGTTFYVKFKTKQKY, translated from the coding sequence ATGAAGATCTTAATTGTAGATGACCGCCGTGATAATTTGCTGGCTTTGGAAGCTGTACTTGAATCACCTGATTATCATCTGGTTTTGGCTATGTCTGGAGAAGAAGCTTTAAAATGCTTACTGAAAGATGATTTTGCCGTAATTCTACTAGATGTTCAGATGCCGGGAATGGATGGATTTGAAACTGCTAAGCTCATCAGGGCGCGGAAAAAGAACGAGGAGACTCCTATAATTTTCATTACAGCAATCTATCAGTCTACAGAAAATATTACTAAAGGGTACTCATTAGGGGCAATTGATTATTTGTTCAAACCCTTCAATCCTGAAATGCTGAAATTCAAGATAGACGGGTTTATTAAGATACACATGCATAAGAAAAAGATAAAGCATCAGAATGATTTGCTAAAGCAGCATGCCCTTGATCTAGAAATTATTAATAACAGCCTGGAACGCACGACTGGGGATTTGCGGAGAGCAGAAGCTTTGGCTCGCATCATCGGAGAAACTTCAACAGATACAGTGATTACCATGGATACTATGGGCAGAATTATTAACACGAATCCAGCAATTAAAACTATGTTTGGGTATGAACATGAGGATTTGCTGGGGGAAAATGTTGAAGTTCTTTTGCCGGATAACAACTTTCCGTTTCATAATTCCCTTAATAACTTTGTTCTTTGTCAAAGTAGTAAGATACTGAATGCCACGGCTAAACACAAAACCGGGAGGGTTTTTCCCGTAGAGATTCAAGTGGGAGTTGCCAGCATAGATGAGCAGGAGATTTTAGTATGGTCTGTTAGAGATATCTCAGAGCGGAAGCAGCTGGAGAAAGAGAGAATAGACCGTTATAGAACGCTTGAAAAGTTAGTCTTGGAGAGAACGGGTGAACTGTTCCGTACGAACCAGAAGTTAAAGGAAGAAATATTTAAACGCAACAAAATAGGCGAGGAACTTAGGAAGACCAGTCTAAGGCTTAATAATATCCTGGAAAGTATAACGGATGTTTTCTTTACCCTAGACCACCATTGGGAGTTTATTTTTGTCAATGAAGAGGCGGAAAAATATTGGCTCAAGGGGCGGGATGAGCTAATTGGAAAAAATATTTGGGATCTCTTCCCGGAAGCACTTTTAGAGTATTATCCTTTATTTAGAAAAGCGAAATTAAAGAAAGAAGCTATACATTTTGAAATAAAAGGACTGTATTCCGAGACACCTTACGAAGCTCATGTTTATCCTTCCGAAGAAGGATTAACCATTTATTACCATAATATTATGGAGCGGAAAATGTTCGAAAAAGAAATGGCCCGTCTCGATCGTCTAAACCTTGTGGGACAAATGGCCGCTGGAATCGGTCATGAGGTGAGAAACCCTCTTACGACAATTCGAGGTTTTCTTCAGCTAATGGAAGGGAAAGATGAATTCGCAAAGTCCAAGGGTTATATCAAGTTGATGATTGAGGAACTTGATAGAGCTAATTTAATTATTTCAGAATTTCTAAGTTTGGCCAAGAATAAGACAGTCGATCTTCGGCCCTTAAACTTGAACACGCTTATAGAAAACTTATTTCCCTTGTTACAGGCAGATGCCATGGTTAGTGACAAGAATATTAAAACAGAATTACAGGACATAGAAGTCTTATCTTTGGATGAGAAGGAAATTCGCCAGCTTATTTTGAATCTTGTCCGGAATGGAATGGAGGCCATGAGTCGCAACGGCACATTAACACTAAATACTTTCATGGATGGGGATAGGGTTGTTCTGGCAGTACAGGATGAAGGGTGTGGAATCAAGGATCAGGACATTGAGAAGCTTGGAACCCCGTTTTTCACGACTAAAGAGAGCGGAACGGGTTTAGGGTTGGCTACTTGTTACAGCATCTCTGCTCGGCATAATGCTCAAATAGATATTGAGACGGGGAATTCGGGAACAACCTTTTATGTGAAGTTTAAGACTAAGCAGAAATATTGA
- a CDS encoding FAD-dependent oxidoreductase, with translation MNQQSKANSTLQNPPKSFWIASTPKTDYPTLNEDLKVDVAIIGGGMVGITTAYLLAEEGLKVAVLEADRILLGATAHTTAKLTSQHGLIYEQIKHQMGLEKAKQYADANETAIKFVAKLIEEKKIDCDFSWQSAYVYTQSNEYIQKLQDELTVAEELGIKASYQTELEIPIPIKGALRFDNQAQFHPRKYLLTLAKMLEDKGGGIYEQSRVVDLQGEGPYDVITLKGKRVTASHVIMSSHYPCHNFPGLYFSRLYTERAYAVVAKVKEPFPGGMYINAETPTRSLRSLPTEDGERVLIVGEKHKTGHGENLVQHYLNLMNFAEELFTVEDFPYRWSTQDCTTLDDIPYIGQMTSDRPNLYIASGFRKWGMTHSTVSGLILRDLIVKGESPWQEVYHPSRFNSASAVEFVVQNTDVGINFVSGKLKPVQDELTVNPGEAIVADVQGHRAGVYKDSENQLHIVDTTCTHLGCEVQWNDAEHSWDCPCHGSRFTIDGKILEGPAMQELETL, from the coding sequence ATGAATCAACAAAGTAAAGCTAACTCTACCTTGCAGAATCCCCCAAAGTCTTTTTGGATTGCCTCTACTCCAAAGACAGATTATCCGACCTTAAACGAAGATCTAAAAGTGGATGTCGCTATTATTGGCGGGGGAATGGTCGGTATTACGACAGCTTACTTACTTGCAGAAGAAGGGCTGAAGGTTGCCGTTTTAGAAGCGGATCGTATTTTGCTGGGTGCGACGGCTCATACCACTGCAAAACTTACCTCTCAGCACGGGTTAATCTATGAGCAGATAAAACATCAGATGGGTTTAGAAAAAGCAAAGCAATATGCAGATGCTAATGAAACTGCAATTAAATTTGTCGCCAAGTTAATCGAAGAGAAAAAGATTGACTGTGATTTTAGTTGGCAGTCAGCCTATGTATATACCCAATCCAATGAATATATTCAGAAACTTCAAGATGAGCTGACTGTGGCGGAGGAATTAGGCATTAAAGCATCTTATCAAACTGAATTAGAGATACCAATCCCAATTAAAGGTGCGTTGAGGTTTGATAATCAAGCCCAATTTCATCCTCGCAAGTATTTACTGACCCTTGCTAAAATGCTTGAAGACAAAGGGGGGGGGATTTATGAACAATCTAGGGTTGTGGATCTTCAGGGAGAAGGCCCTTATGACGTGATAACCCTTAAAGGAAAGAGGGTCACAGCCAGTCATGTTATTATGTCATCCCACTACCCTTGTCATAACTTTCCGGGACTCTACTTCTCAAGATTGTATACGGAAAGAGCCTATGCGGTGGTGGCAAAGGTTAAGGAGCCATTCCCCGGCGGAATGTACATAAATGCTGAAACTCCTACTCGATCACTTCGATCCCTGCCCACGGAAGATGGAGAAAGAGTTCTGATTGTCGGAGAAAAACATAAGACTGGCCACGGTGAGAATTTAGTTCAGCATTATCTAAATCTGATGAATTTTGCTGAAGAGCTCTTCACAGTGGAGGATTTCCCATATCGTTGGTCAACTCAGGATTGTACTACGCTGGATGATATTCCGTACATAGGTCAGATGACATCTGATCGGCCAAATCTCTATATTGCAAGTGGATTTAGAAAATGGGGGATGACCCATAGCACAGTATCAGGACTAATCCTGCGAGATTTAATTGTCAAAGGGGAATCACCATGGCAAGAAGTCTATCATCCCTCTCGTTTTAATTCCGCTTCTGCGGTTGAGTTTGTTGTTCAGAATACAGATGTGGGGATAAACTTTGTATCCGGAAAACTCAAACCGGTTCAAGATGAGCTCACAGTCAATCCTGGGGAGGCTATAGTTGCCGATGTCCAAGGGCATAGAGCAGGAGTATATAAGGATTCAGAAAACCAGCTGCATATTGTAGATACAACATGTACACACCTGGGCTGCGAAGTACAGTGGAATGACGCTGAACACTCTTGGGATTGCCCTTGCCATGGCTCAAGATTTACGATTGATGGCAAGATTTTGGAAGGGCCAGCGATGCAGGAGCTTGAGACATTATAG
- a CDS encoding methyl-accepting chemotaxis protein: MKSIKIKMIVYIGALLLTVCGGLGLISYIAASNSISDQVDQNLPLIANEGAKVVSVRMAAVLDNLETVANMEEVKNSIGVRSEAITKLFEDEAKRLGHKQMFTLGLDGLIVSGQTGKDVNLKERAYFQKAITGERTISEPIVNKDDGSMIIVYAVPIKKDGAIVGVLVAMREGSELIKITNDITYGKSGKAFMIDNKGIKVAHSNPDLVMNMDNDLENVKEDPKLESLVNIERQMIEGKTGVGEYEYNGIVKYLGYVPVPGTTWSLAVAAPKDEVMAGVHTMGRSVFIASVIFLLLSIGAAYLVARLIANPIMSAAEHLKIISSGDFTHSSPKELLERKDEIGLLSKAIDTMQKSVKELVKGVITESHNVRNTVIATGKAISELTSQIGEVSATTEELSAGMEETAASGEEMSASVTEIERAVGSIASKAEAGAVSAGEISNRASALNRNTIASQSNAQTIYLTTQEKMVKAIEESKAVDQINILSDSILQITSQTNLLALNAAIEAARAGEAGRGFAVVADEIRKLAESSKETVNEIQNVTKTVVSAVGNLAESSASILEFIDKEVRKEFDNMLEISEQYNEDAKLVDNLVSDFSATAEELTASMQEMAKVIEEIAVAANQGAEGATVIAEKSITVMENSNEVMKQADLSKQSSDNLMKIVSSFKVE; the protein is encoded by the coding sequence ATGAAAAGTATTAAGATAAAAATGATTGTCTATATCGGGGCGCTCTTACTAACTGTTTGTGGTGGATTGGGACTTATATCGTATATTGCTGCTTCTAACTCCATTTCTGATCAGGTTGACCAAAACCTCCCTCTGATAGCAAATGAAGGTGCAAAGGTTGTGTCTGTAAGAATGGCTGCAGTCTTAGATAACCTTGAAACGGTTGCTAACATGGAAGAAGTAAAAAACAGCATTGGCGTCCGTTCAGAGGCTATAACTAAATTATTTGAAGATGAAGCAAAAAGATTAGGGCATAAACAGATGTTTACTCTTGGCCTAGATGGCTTAATAGTATCTGGCCAAACTGGAAAAGATGTTAACTTGAAAGAAAGAGCATACTTCCAGAAAGCAATTACAGGTGAAAGAACAATATCTGAACCGATTGTCAACAAAGATGACGGATCGATGATCATTGTCTATGCTGTTCCGATAAAAAAGGACGGAGCCATAGTTGGGGTGTTAGTTGCAATGAGAGAGGGGTCAGAATTAATTAAAATTACGAATGACATTACCTATGGCAAATCTGGTAAAGCATTTATGATTGATAATAAGGGGATAAAGGTTGCCCATAGTAACCCTGATCTTGTTATGAATATGGATAATGATCTGGAAAACGTCAAGGAGGATCCTAAATTAGAATCTTTGGTAAATATCGAGAGACAAATGATCGAAGGCAAGACCGGAGTCGGAGAGTACGAATATAACGGAATCGTAAAATATCTTGGCTATGTACCGGTACCGGGTACAACTTGGTCCTTAGCGGTGGCTGCTCCTAAAGATGAGGTTATGGCAGGGGTACATACAATGGGCAGATCCGTTTTTATCGCTTCAGTAATTTTTTTACTGCTTAGCATAGGTGCAGCTTACTTAGTTGCGAGGCTAATCGCAAATCCGATTATGTCAGCTGCAGAACACCTAAAGATTATTTCCTCAGGAGACTTTACCCACTCCTCCCCCAAGGAACTTTTAGAGAGAAAGGATGAAATTGGTTTATTAAGTAAAGCAATTGACACTATGCAGAAGTCAGTAAAAGAGCTGGTTAAAGGTGTAATCACTGAGTCCCACAATGTAAGGAACACAGTCATAGCAACTGGTAAGGCAATCTCGGAGTTGACTTCTCAGATTGGAGAAGTCTCTGCTACGACTGAGGAACTGTCTGCGGGAATGGAAGAGACTGCCGCTTCAGGTGAGGAAATGAGTGCATCTGTTACAGAGATCGAGAGAGCGGTAGGCTCAATCGCCAGTAAAGCAGAAGCGGGAGCTGTCTCGGCGGGGGAGATAAGTAATAGAGCAAGCGCCCTTAATCGAAACACCATTGCTTCCCAAAGCAATGCTCAGACGATCTATTTAACCACCCAAGAAAAAATGGTCAAGGCTATTGAAGAATCCAAAGCCGTTGATCAGATTAATATACTTTCGGACTCAATATTACAGATCACTTCCCAAACGAATCTACTTGCCTTAAATGCAGCCATAGAGGCAGCAAGAGCCGGAGAAGCAGGCAGGGGTTTTGCAGTTGTAGCCGATGAGATAAGGAAGCTGGCAGAAAGCTCTAAAGAAACGGTTAATGAAATACAGAATGTGACTAAGACTGTTGTCTCGGCGGTAGGTAATCTGGCTGAGAGCTCTGCCAGTATTTTGGAATTCATAGATAAAGAGGTTCGTAAAGAATTTGACAATATGCTTGAAATCAGTGAGCAATACAATGAGGATGCTAAGTTGGTTGATAACCTGGTAAGTGATTTCAGTGCAACTGCGGAAGAACTTACCGCTTCTATGCAGGAAATGGCTAAGGTTATCGAGGAAATTGCCGTAGCTGCAAATCAAGGAGCTGAAGGAGCAACGGTAATTGCAGAGAAAAGCATAACCGTTATGGAAAATTCCAATGAGGTTATGAAGCAGGCGGATTTATCAAAGCAGAGTTCTGATAATCTTATGAAGATAGTATCGAGCTTCAAGGTTGAATAA
- a CDS encoding DUF2935 domain-containing protein codes for MSSGYITSALYEHRFWLQVLGDHSRFIYKALSPSEKEEISRALYFIQEFDNLLTQTRQNLNREELSSINQLIWQRVQQLKEFKLHLIQRHLTGQIGLSLPPSFISHMVNELEEYLLVLGFLLKGEDVPLLHPTHYHLLWLLDAIGHANSIATTLDAVEKSLRMQGQRFTRDFESSYQKAIEMVGLARSLKNFPELAEFNHEAASQIQQFNQFLIQLQEMLLSNTALGIIDPLIPDHMLREECYYLIKLSCVSDVKSPPCDPGKPRISEKL; via the coding sequence ATGAGCTCTGGCTATATCACATCTGCTTTATATGAGCACCGTTTTTGGTTACAGGTTCTTGGGGATCATTCCCGTTTCATCTATAAAGCCTTAAGCCCTTCAGAAAAGGAGGAAATCAGCCGGGCACTTTACTTTATTCAGGAATTTGATAATTTACTCACTCAAACCCGGCAGAATTTAAATAGGGAGGAACTAAGTAGTATCAATCAACTTATTTGGCAGCGAGTTCAACAATTAAAAGAGTTTAAATTGCATTTGATTCAGAGACATCTCACAGGTCAAATCGGATTATCTCTCCCTCCTTCATTTATAAGCCATATGGTCAATGAGCTAGAAGAGTATCTATTAGTGTTAGGCTTTCTGCTCAAGGGGGAAGATGTTCCGTTACTCCATCCTACTCACTATCATTTGTTGTGGCTGCTTGATGCCATCGGACATGCTAACTCAATTGCAACCACTCTCGACGCTGTCGAAAAATCCTTACGAATGCAAGGTCAGCGATTTACTAGAGATTTTGAATCGTCTTATCAGAAAGCTATTGAAATGGTTGGCCTTGCGAGATCATTAAAGAATTTTCCAGAGTTAGCTGAGTTCAATCATGAAGCAGCAAGCCAGATCCAACAGTTTAATCAATTTTTGATACAGCTGCAAGAAATGCTCCTTAGTAATACTGCGTTAGGTATCATTGACCCTTTAATACCAGATCACATGCTGCGAGAGGAATGCTACTATTTAATAAAACTTTCCTGTGTTTCCGATGTTAAGAGTCCTCCCTGCGACCCGGGAAAGCCGAGAATCTCGGAAAAGCTCTGA
- a CDS encoding NapC/NirT family cytochrome c, which yields MKSANKGLMLTGLVVIVLLYTVYRVSYSWFGNPLTCLRCHEVEPYAVSWKKSPHSSVDCRSCHENRGIFRRMDFTARGVRDIGIHIKGDYSFPMKAVVYESNCITCHLGDFKPELEAPPMPKGHAKHIKNGVGCNNCHRDTGHKNGLMVDERFE from the coding sequence ATGAAATCTGCCAATAAGGGCTTAATGCTTACTGGACTTGTAGTAATAGTACTATTATATACAGTTTATAGAGTAAGCTATTCTTGGTTTGGTAATCCATTGACATGTCTAAGATGTCATGAAGTGGAACCCTATGCAGTGTCATGGAAAAAGTCCCCTCACAGCAGTGTGGACTGCCGGTCATGCCATGAAAATAGAGGAATTTTTCGTAGAATGGATTTCACTGCTCGTGGTGTTAGAGATATTGGAATACATATTAAGGGTGACTACTCATTCCCAATGAAAGCCGTGGTTTATGAGTCGAATTGTATTACTTGCCATTTAGGTGATTTTAAGCCGGAATTAGAGGCACCTCCCATGCCTAAAGGGCATGCCAAACATATTAAGAATGGTGTAGGCTGCAACAATTGCCATAGAGATACGGGGCATAAGAATGGCCTTATGGTAGACGAGAGGTTTGAATAG
- a CDS encoding helix-turn-helix transcriptional regulator — protein MSTDISYTPEEIAKILKISKFTVYELIKRGELTAYRIGRKVRVEGADLEAYKQKSKGLSTSTPPLDPSAINEELVHRHRLTSDESLVICGQDIVLDILTRYLEKQFPQVHFLRRYIGSIDGLMALYRGLANVVTAHLWDSDTNEYNTPYVRRLMPGHQTCVINLVYRMEGFYVAKGNPKNITTWGDLVKPEVRYVNRERGSGARVLLDEQLRISGIKRQDILGYGEEELTHLAVASKVARGEADVGLGIEKVAMQFANLDFIPLHKERYDLVMRLEDVERPHFQALISILRSSAFRNEVQGIGGYDISQMGEIIAEV, from the coding sequence ATGTCCACTGATATTTCCTATACGCCCGAAGAAATTGCCAAGATCTTAAAGATTTCGAAATTTACAGTATATGAGCTGATCAAAAGAGGTGAGCTTACTGCTTATCGCATTGGTCGTAAAGTCCGTGTAGAGGGTGCTGATCTTGAGGCTTATAAGCAAAAATCTAAGGGCCTAAGCACATCTACCCCTCCTCTAGACCCCTCAGCCATTAACGAGGAATTAGTTCATCGCCATCGTTTAACCAGTGACGAAAGCTTAGTTATCTGCGGCCAAGATATTGTTTTGGACATTTTGACCCGGTATTTAGAGAAGCAATTTCCCCAGGTTCACTTCTTACGCCGCTATATCGGTAGTATTGATGGGCTGATGGCCTTATATCGCGGGTTGGCCAACGTTGTCACTGCCCATTTATGGGATAGCGATACTAACGAATACAACACCCCGTATGTACGAAGACTAATGCCTGGTCACCAAACCTGTGTCATTAACTTAGTCTATCGAATGGAAGGATTCTATGTTGCTAAGGGAAATCCCAAAAACATAACCACTTGGGGAGACTTAGTCAAACCTGAAGTTCGTTATGTAAACAGAGAAAGAGGCTCAGGGGCAAGAGTATTGTTAGATGAACAACTGAGGATCTCGGGAATTAAGCGCCAAGACATTCTTGGCTACGGAGAAGAAGAGTTAACCCACTTGGCCGTCGCCAGCAAAGTTGCCCGCGGTGAAGCAGACGTTGGTTTGGGGATTGAAAAGGTTGCTATGCAATTTGCTAATCTTGATTTTATCCCCCTTCATAAAGAACGCTATGATTTAGTAATGCGCTTGGAAGATGTGGAACGCCCACATTTCCAGGCATTAATCAGCATCTTAAGATCCTCCGCATTTCGAAATGAAGTACAGGGAATTGGAGGGTATGACATATCTCAAATGGGTGAGATCATCGCAGAAGTCTAG
- the modA gene encoding molybdate ABC transporter substrate-binding protein has protein sequence MKKISWLLVLSFSLLIILSSVGCNANNPAQSPEKTTQVESTEIMVSAAASLQNSLTELQKDYAQKKPEVKLTFNFGSSGTLQQQIEQGAPADLFISAGKSQMDALGQKNLLVKESRIDLLGNDLVLVTGKQNNKVTSLADLAKADVGKISIGTPESVPAGKYAQEALTSLKLWEQLTPKFVLAKDVTQVLNYVETGNVDAGLVYQSDAQGSDKVKVVMALPESSHKPIVYPAAIISATKNQQAAEEFLKYLQSSDAQKIFTQYGFKSIAK, from the coding sequence GTGAAAAAAATATCATGGTTATTAGTATTAAGTTTTAGTTTGTTGATCATCTTATCTAGTGTAGGTTGTAATGCGAATAATCCCGCCCAATCGCCAGAAAAAACTACTCAGGTAGAATCTACAGAAATCATGGTATCGGCTGCGGCAAGTCTGCAAAATTCGCTAACTGAACTGCAAAAGGACTATGCTCAGAAAAAACCCGAAGTGAAGCTTACTTTTAACTTTGGAAGTTCAGGAACTCTCCAACAACAGATTGAACAGGGTGCACCGGCTGATCTTTTTATTTCTGCAGGTAAATCTCAAATGGATGCTTTGGGGCAAAAAAATTTGCTGGTTAAAGAAAGCAGAATTGATTTACTGGGGAATGACTTAGTTCTTGTTACAGGAAAGCAAAACAACAAGGTAACCTCGCTAGCAGACCTGGCTAAAGCTGATGTAGGGAAAATTAGTATCGGCACTCCTGAGTCTGTGCCTGCCGGAAAATATGCGCAGGAAGCTTTGACAAGCCTCAAGCTTTGGGAGCAATTAACGCCTAAGTTTGTCTTGGCTAAGGATGTAACCCAAGTCTTAAATTATGTCGAAACAGGCAACGTGGACGCGGGCCTGGTATACCAATCCGATGCTCAGGGCTCAGATAAGGTGAAAGTTGTTATGGCTCTTCCTGAGAGCAGCCACAAGCCTATTGTTTACCCTGCGGCAATTATCTCAGCTACCAAAAATCAACAAGCTGCAGAAGAGTTTTTAAAGTACTTACAGAGTTCGGATGCTCAGAAAATCTTTACCCAATACGGATTTAAGTCGATAGCAAAGTAA
- the modB gene encoding molybdate ABC transporter permease subunit: MDFSFIPIILSLKVAFAAVIIVTCTSIPLAGLMAKREFLGKDVVESIITLPLVLPPSVIGFMLLFVFGKNGPLGKLLEQWFHTRIVFTLAGAVVAAAVVALPLMYQSVKVAMENVDPNLEKAARTLGAKELRIFFTITLPLAWNGIVAGLVLAFARSLGEFGATLMIAGNIPGKTQTMPLAIYFANESGDTRQASILVIIMTVFSFMVIYGLNRWGKGSQKDRKGGGDHA, from the coding sequence ATGGATTTTAGCTTTATTCCAATTATCTTGTCCCTAAAAGTTGCCTTCGCAGCCGTTATCATTGTAACTTGTACTTCCATACCACTAGCTGGTTTGATGGCCAAGAGGGAGTTTCTGGGCAAGGATGTCGTCGAGTCAATTATTACCTTACCTTTGGTATTACCGCCCTCGGTTATTGGTTTTATGCTGCTTTTTGTTTTTGGCAAGAATGGTCCTCTGGGAAAGCTGTTAGAACAATGGTTCCACACCAGAATAGTCTTTACCTTGGCAGGAGCTGTTGTTGCGGCTGCCGTTGTCGCTTTGCCGTTAATGTATCAATCAGTGAAGGTAGCAATGGAGAATGTGGACCCCAACCTTGAAAAGGCTGCCCGTACATTGGGGGCAAAGGAGCTAAGAATATTCTTCACTATCACTCTGCCTTTGGCTTGGAATGGAATTGTGGCAGGCTTGGTATTAGCCTTCGCCCGATCTCTGGGCGAATTTGGAGCAACGTTGATGATTGCTGGGAATATCCCGGGTAAGACTCAAACAATGCCGTTGGCTATCTACTTTGCCAATGAATCAGGAGATACAAGGCAAGCAAGTATATTGGTTATCATTATGACAGTGTTTAGTTTTATGGTGATTTATGGGCTAAACCGTTGGGGGAAAGGCTCTCAGAAGGATAGGAAAGGGGGCGGGGATCATGCTTAA
- a CDS encoding ATP-binding cassette domain-containing protein: MLKAHFEKKLPSFDLEADISLSNGILALVGPSGAGKTTILQCIAGLQTPSQGEIKINDKAVFSTEEGINVPIRNRRIGYVFQDYALFPHMTVEKNVMYGMPKKDNSPNKVLTVSNVLEMLKIEHLRQRYPNQISGGEKQRVALARALMTEPELLLLDEPLSALDQDTRRTLQQELLRLQAQWQIPFILVTHDPQEAEMLGDQIIKLDRGKQETIKMSDKLNETSLRKIK; this comes from the coding sequence ATGCTTAAGGCACATTTTGAAAAAAAGTTGCCCTCTTTTGATCTGGAAGCAGACATTTCTTTGAGTAACGGAATCCTTGCTTTGGTCGGTCCCTCCGGGGCTGGCAAAACCACGATCCTGCAGTGCATCGCGGGCCTGCAGACCCCTTCTCAAGGCGAGATTAAGATCAATGATAAAGCCGTTTTCTCTACTGAAGAGGGCATAAATGTTCCTATCAGAAATCGGCGTATAGGGTATGTTTTTCAGGACTATGCTCTCTTTCCCCACATGACTGTTGAAAAGAATGTAATGTACGGTATGCCCAAAAAGGATAATAGCCCTAACAAGGTTTTAACCGTTTCCAATGTATTAGAAATGCTGAAGATTGAACATCTCCGGCAGCGCTATCCCAACCAGATTTCTGGGGGGGAAAAACAAAGAGTGGCTTTAGCTCGTGCCTTAATGACTGAGCCAGAACTCTTACTACTGGATGAGCCACTTTCAGCACTTGATCAGGACACGCGAAGAACGCTTCAACAAGAACTGCTTAGGCTGCAAGCCCAATGGCAGATTCCCTTCATTTTAGTCACCCATGATCCACAGGAAGCAGAAATGCTTGGAGATCAGATTATTAAGCTGGATCGGGGTAAGCAAGAGACGATTAAGATGTCAGATAAGTTAAATGAAACAAGTCTTAGGAAAATTAAATAG